TTGCTTTGTTTCCCATTTTCTTAAGATCGTTTTCAGTTAAACCATTGGGATATTTATCGCTATTGTAGAATATAATCTGACCTGTTTCATAATAAGAAGTTGTGAAATTAACCTTTAAAGCCCTTTCAGGTGTTATTGTCATTCCAGCTAAAATGAAATCAAATTTATCTGCTAACAATGCAGGAATAATACCGTCCCAATTAGTAATTACAAATTTTACTTTTACACCTAAAACATCAGCCATCATTTTTGCCAGTTCAACTTCATAACCAATTCTTTCGCCTTTTGTGTTTACACCGTAAAATGGAGCATAAGCAGGATCCTGACCAATTAGTAACACACCGCGTTTTTGAATTTCCTCAATTTTTCCTCCGAATATCACCATACTTAAAATTACAACAACCATCATAACAAATACCTTTTTCATAATCTCTCCCTCCCATATATAAAAATTTAGAATTTTTGATAATAAAAAAGGGCCACACTTTTTAAAGTGTGGCCCTTTGGATTCCTTGAGTCAATACGACAACTCAAGGTGTTAGCCTCAGGCCACACCTTGAGTGATGTCTTAATATTATTGAATTTATATTTAATGTATTTATTAAATTCATCATGTTAATATCCTCCTTCAGAATTTTTTGTAAGTATAACATAATTTTTCCTGTTTGTCAACACTAAGATAATAGTAATTAAAATGAAATATAAATTTCTTAAATAAAATAAGGCTCCAATGGGAGCCTTAATAATATTATTCATCTGTATTTTCTTCTTTTGCAAGACATTCTTTACAAATGCCTTTAATGTACAATTGTTGATCAAGGATTTTGTTTTCTTTTTCCAAATTGGAGTCAATTTTAATTTCGTGGATATCAAAATCAAAAATTTTACCACATTTAATACATTTAAAATGACCATGAAGATGTGTGTTAATATCATATCTAACTTCATTTTCATCAATTGTGATAGCAGAGACAATCCCTTTGCTCTGGAAAAGTTTTAATGTGTTATAAACGGTTGTTTTTGATAATGTTGGGATTTTCACAACAAGTTCTTTGTAAATAGTGTCAACATTGGGGTGTATATGATTTTCCATTAAGAATTTATAAACCTGAATTCTCTGTAATGAAGGGGATATTTTGTGGCTTCTTAACACTTCACTGATATATTCAATTTTTTCCTGTTCACTCATAAAACCACTTCCTTTTTTGATTTTTATTTTGTTTTTATTTCAATATTAATTTTATACCATTTTCGTTAAAAAATCAAGTCCTGTCATCAAAACTTAAAATTTATGATATAATTGTATTAATAAAATATTTTGAAAAGGAGGGGGACTATGAAGAGAGCTACTTTTATTTTACTACTACTTTTTCTTTTTTCAAGCCTTTTTGGTAAAAGTTTTACAGAATATTATACTGATTTTAAAAATGCAAATAGTTTGCATGATGTAGAGAAGATAAAAATATTAATTGATGAATTAAGCAAAGAAACATCTGATGCATCTGTTTTAGCAGTTTACTGTAATGCTTTAACAGAATATGCTAATTGGGGTGTGAAAGAGGAAGAAAAGGAAAAAATTTATTCTCAGGCTGTTGAAGTTGGTAAAAAGGCAGTAGAAATTGATCCTGATAATGGTTATGCGCATTATGTTTTAGGAGCAGCTATTGGAAGGTTGGCACAGTTTAAAGGGATAGTTCAAAGTTTATTTATGCTTGGGGATTTTGATAAACATATTTCAAAAGCTATTGAACTTGATCCATCTCTATATACAGCATATATTGCAATGGGAATGAGATATAGAGATGTTCCATGGCCAATGAATAATTATAAAAAGTCGGAATATTATTTGAAGAAGGCTGCTGAAATAGAACCAGGATATGTAAATGCCTATTATGAATTAGGTGTATTGTATAAGGTATGGAAGAAATATGACAGGGCAAGAGAAATGTTTGAAAAGGTTATTGAAATGCCATTACATCCTGATTGGATTGAACAGGGAAAACAGGCAAAAATAGATGCTAAAAAAGAATTGGATTCTTTAAAATAAGAAGGGGCAGAACGCCCCTTTTATTATTTGCCCATATATTTGAAGTATATTGATCTTCTATATCCATCTCTATATAAGATGAACCCAATATAATCGCCTTTTTTGATTTTTGCTGCATATTTCTGGAAGTCTTTTACTGATTTTAATTTTATACCTTTTCCGTTTATATAAAGTTCCATGATAATATCGCCTTTTTTGATATTGATATATTGAGCTTCTGAGTTGTCTGCTACATCTTCAACCATTACACCGTACATTTCTTTTGGAAGGTTTAATTCATTTATATCTTCTGGTGTTAAGTCTCTTACTTTTATACCGAGATAGTATTTATCTGTTGTCTTTGCAAATTCTTCTCTTTCAGCAAGTATTACCTCATATTCAATTTCTCTACCTTTTCTGTTTACAACAACTTTGATATGTTCTCCAGCTGGATATGTTTTTACAATATATACCAATTCATCAGCACTGTCAATTTCTTTGTTGTCGATTTTTAAGATAACATCTCCTGGTTTTATACCAGCCTTTTCAGCAGGTGAGTCCTTTACAACATCGCTAACAAAAGCACCTTTTGTTGTATTTAATCCAAATGTTTTGGCAAGTGATTCTGTTACGTCCTGAACATATACGCCTAAATATGCTTTTGAAACTTTACCATTGTTAATTAAAGCTTCAGCGAATCTTTTTGCAAAATTAATTGGGATTGCAAAACCAAGGTTTTGTCCTTCCTGTGGATTAACTATAGCTGTATTAATACCAATTACCTGTGCGTGAATATTTAATAATGGTCCGCCACTATTTCCAGGATTTATTGCTGCGTCTGTCTGGATTAAATCAGCATATGCGCCCTGTCCATCTGGTTTAGGCAATTTTCTATGAACAGCACTTACAACGCCTAAGGTTACTGTATGTTTAAATCCTAAAGGATTACCAATTGCTATTGCCCATTCGCCAATTTGAATATTATCTGAATCACCTAATTCAATTACAGGAAGCTTATCATTTGTTTTTACCTGTAATACCGCGATATCAAGGTCTTTGTCTCCACCAACATATTTTGCTTTGTATTTTTTCCCTTCAAGTGTTGTAATTGTGATTTCGTCAGCATCTTCTACAACATGAAAATTTGTTAATATATATCCTCTTTTGTCAAAGATAAAACCTGTTCCCAAAGCTTTAAATTCCCTATCCTGTGTCCATGGTGTTTCTCCAAAGAATCTTTTATAAAAATCTTCAAAGAAAGGGTCTATTGAAGCCTTTTTATGCCCAACTGCCTCAATATTAACCACTGCAGGTGCAGCCTCATTAACAACTTTTACTACTGGTGAAACATAATCTGGATTAACAAATGCAAAAGTTGATACTGTTAGAACTACCATCATCAATGCCATTACTAATTTCTTCATCACTACCACCTCCTGTTGCAATCATTACCATAATTATTTTTGCGCAGTTTCCTTAAAAAAAACTTAGAATCAGATTAAGTTACGCTAACAAAATTTTGTTGATTTCATAAAGAATGTGATGATTTTCTTCGGAATTTCTTTTATAACTTTCTCTGAATTCGAATTTTTTGTGTATTTTTATGGGTTTTTCTTTTAAGATATATACAATTTCACCTAAAACAGAAACCTCAAATGGATCATGGGTAACCATTACTATGGTATATAATCTTTCTTTTTGTATATTTAATAATTCATTCATTACTTTGTATTTTGTTGAAATATCAAGTGAAGAAAATGCCTCGTCCATTAATATAATATCCGGTTCATATACTATAGCGCGTAATATGTTTATTCGTTTTTTCATCCCTCCAGATAATTCATCGGGATACATTAACAATACATCTTTTGATAGATTTAGAAATTCCAGCAGTTTTTCCAGCTCTTCTGTGTCGATTTTTTCATTTACCAACTCAAGGTTTTCATATACTGTAAGCCATGGAATTAGACGATCGTCCTGAAATATATATCCAATTTTTCCTTTTTTTATAATAACTCCTTTATCGGGTTTTAAAAGTTCCGCTATGAGATTCAAAATAGTTGTTTTTCCAATTCCTGATTCACCAAGCATTATGTTTATTTTGTTATGATAGAAAGTAATGTTGAATCCTTGCAATATGACGTTGCCATCAAACTGTTTGTTCAAATCTTCTATGATAATATTTTGTAAATTTCTTTCTTTTTTTATGTTAATAGAATTCTTAATATGAGGTATTTTCCCTCTATCTTTACGTTTAAGATGAGAGAGATTTTTAAGTAGTTTTTCTGAAGATAATCCTAAAATAGCGAGTAATACAGAATAGGCAAAGACACCTTCTGTATCGAGGGCTATTTTACTGAAAGAAAGACCAACACCTATGCCTCTTTCACCAGCTAAAAATTCACCAATAACAACAGCTTTCCAGAGATTTCCCGAAATAAGGTTTAACGTGGATTTTAGAAAAGGAACGAGAGATGGAATGTAGATTTTTGTAAGTATTTTTTTGTCTGGAATTTCAAAAACTTTTGCCATTTCGAGCAATTTTTTGTCTGTAGATTTTATGCCTTCTGATATGTTTAAAACTACAATAGGGAAGACTACCATAAATGAAACGAAAACAGGTGTGTAAAATCCTATTCCAAACCATAACATGGCTATGGCAATATATGAAACAACAGGAGAGCTTTGGATAATCATTAACGTTGGTCGAAAGATTTTAAAGAATTTTTCACTTAAACCAGATAATATTCCAAATGGAATGCCTATTATTGTTGAGATTATAAATCCAAGGATAATTTTTGAAATTGTACTGAATAAGTCAATATAAAAATCTTTTGTTTTGAAAAAAGATAATAATCTTAAAAAGACATTATGAGGATATGGAACGAGTAATTCATTATGCAAATAATATGCAGCCATGTGCCAGACAAGATAAATAATTAAGAATCCTAAAATAGAATATTTTTTCATTATATCCCCCCAACCTCAATCGAAGAATTCCTTTATTTTTTTTGCGACCTTTTCATTGTTTATAACCTTGTTTATTTCCTGCCAGGAAGCTTTGGAAATATTTTCAATACTTCCAAAGTGGTTTATTAAAGCCTTCTTTCTTTTTGGACCAATACCTGGAATATCGTCTAATTTTGAACGTTCAAATCTTTTTGCCCTGAGTTTTCTATTAAAGGTTATGGCAAATCTATGTGTTTCATCTCTCATGAATATAAGCATTCTTAGTACAGGATGGTCTAAGGGCAAATGTAAATCTTCAATGTCTCCTGGAAAGACTATTCTTTCATCTTCTTTTGCAATACCAACGACATCAACGTCATCAAGTGTATAACCAATTTCTTTTAAAGCTTCAACTGCGGAATTTACCTGGCCTTTTCCGCCGTCTATAAATAATAAGTCAGGTAAAGGATGTTTTGTGTATCTTCTTTTAATTACTGTTCTTATTGACTCAAAATCGTTTGGTTCTTTGAATTCGTCTAATCTGTATCTTCTATAATCATCTTTTTTAGGCTTTCCGTTTTCAAATGTAATTAATGACGCAACGGTATATAATCCCTGTAAATGTGAAATATCAATGCCTTCCATTCTATATGGGATTTTTTTAAGGGATAAAATTTCCTTTGCCTGTTTTAACGTATTGCCTAAATCCGTTTGTTTTTTTACTTCTTCCTCTAAGTTTCTATTAATTATTTCAAGTAATTCAGAGCTTTTTTCGGAAAGATTGGAAAGTTCTTTAATTCCATTGGAAATAAAGAAATGTTTTATGTCCTCATCTATTTTTTCTATGTTGAGGTCTTTAATCCATATTTCTTCGGGTAATATATTTTTTCTTACGATATAATACTGATGAAGAAAATCGTTAATGTTTCCTTCTATTGTAAAGGTCAGTTTTGATATCACATATCCATGCCTTATTATTATTAAAACGGCAATAGGGTATTCATTATCAATGGCTATTATATCAACATCTTTGTTATGGGCTATTTCAACGCCTATAGGCATGAAAAGCTTATCGAGTTTAAATAATAAATCTCGCAATTGGGCAGCTCTTTCAAAATTGAGTATTTTGGCATATTGTTTCATTGAATCTTCAATATATTTTCTTATTGATTTTACGTCTCCGTTTAAGAATTTCTTAACTTTCCTAACGGCTTTATTATACTCTTTTTTATCTACGTCAACATAACATGGTGCAAAACATTTTCCAAGATGATATAAAAAGCATGGTTTGGACTTTTTGTTTAAATTTCTTTCGCAGGTTCTTACCTTATATACCCATTGAATTATTTCAATTATCCCCCTGACCATTGATACATTTGAATATGGTCCATAAAAAAAAGCATTTTCCCCTTTTTTGGTACGAACCAGTTTTATAAGGGGAAAATCCTCTTTTGTAATAGCAATATAAGGATAAACACGTGTATCCTTTAATAAGATATTATATTTAGGTTTATGGTTGAATATTAAATTTGATTCTAAAATCAAGGCTTCATCTTCATTTCTAACTACAATATAATCAAGAAATTCGGCTTCTTCAACAATTAATTTTATCTTTTCATTTTTTTCCTGATTTGAAGGATTGAAATATGATGAAACCCTGTTTTTTAATTTTTTTGCTTTTCCGATATAAATAGGTTTTGAATCCTTGTTTTTGAATATGTATACTCCAGGTTCATTTGGTATATCTTTCAAAACCTTTCTATCGAGCATCTTCTCTTTTGCTCCTTCTTTTGTCTATATACATATTTTTATCAGCAGTTTCAAACATCTCTTCTAAAGTAATATTATCGTCTTTGGTTTTTATGTATTTTCCAGCGGCAACTGATACATTAAAGGAAGCTTTTAAAGTATCTTTTATTTTTTTGTTGATTCTTTCAATAATTTCATCAAGAACTTCTTCTTTATCTGAAGATACTATTATTAAAAATTCATCACCGCCGTATCTAATTGGTAAATCGCTTTTTCTCACAGAAGAAGCGATTATTTCACCAATTTTTTTCAGGACATAATCTCCTGTTTTATGGCCAAACTTATCGTTTACAGGTTTAAAATTATTGACGTCAATAACAATAATTCCAAAGTCTTTTCCAATATATTCCTTTAATTTAACAACCTTTGGAACAATTTCAACAAAATAACGCCTATTAAGAAGTCCAGTCAATGAATCTGTGAATATATATCTTCTTGCCCTTAGCATGTCATGAAGTGTAAATGCAAAAGCCATAAAAAAGGATATATCTCCAAGATATAATGTGTTGATATTAAATAGATTTAATATACTAAAGGTATAAATGGAAAAATCTGTCATAGGTGAAGTTATATACAAACCAAATCTTGCTACTAATAAGGCAAAGAATTTCATGCCAATATTCATAGCAGCTGTATAGTCATTTAATAGAATATTTCTAACTATAGATAATATTCCAAATAAAATCAATATGAAGATTACAAAATGTGTTCTAAAATCCCTATAATAAACAACAGATGCAGTTCGGACATTCCGCCTCTTTTTCAATTTCACGCCACACCCTTTCGCCAATTGGATTTGGTGTTCCTCCTAAATACGATGCAAGATGCAGATGTAAACATTTTATCGTTTCAAAATTTCTAATGCCACCTATTCCTACCTTTTTTAAAGCATTTTTAATCCATTCTTCTGTGCTATTATCCAGGATTTTGAGTCTTTCTTCCTGTTCTTCTTTATGGGCATTAAGATAAGAATTTAATAATTCTTCGTTATTTTTTAATTCTTCTTCCCATTTTTTGATTTTACCAAGCGATTCAAGTTTTCCTACAG
This is a stretch of genomic DNA from Marinitoga piezophila KA3. It encodes these proteins:
- a CDS encoding Do family serine endopeptidase, with product MKKLVMALMMVVLTVSTFAFVNPDYVSPVVKVVNEAAPAVVNIEAVGHKKASIDPFFEDFYKRFFGETPWTQDREFKALGTGFIFDKRGYILTNFHVVEDADEITITTLEGKKYKAKYVGGDKDLDIAVLQVKTNDKLPVIELGDSDNIQIGEWAIAIGNPLGFKHTVTLGVVSAVHRKLPKPDGQGAYADLIQTDAAINPGNSGGPLLNIHAQVIGINTAIVNPQEGQNLGFAIPINFAKRFAEALINNGKVSKAYLGVYVQDVTESLAKTFGLNTTKGAFVSDVVKDSPAEKAGIKPGDVILKIDNKEIDSADELVYIVKTYPAGEHIKVVVNRKGREIEYEVILAEREEFAKTTDKYYLGIKVRDLTPEDINELNLPKEMYGVMVEDVADNSEAQYINIKKGDIIMELYINGKGIKLKSVKDFQKYAAKIKKGDYIGFILYRDGYRRSIYFKYMGK
- a CDS encoding GGDEF domain-containing protein, with the protein product MKKRRNVRTASVVYYRDFRTHFVIFILILFGILSIVRNILLNDYTAAMNIGMKFFALLVARFGLYITSPMTDFSIYTFSILNLFNINTLYLGDISFFMAFAFTLHDMLRARRYIFTDSLTGLLNRRYFVEIVPKVVKLKEYIGKDFGIIVIDVNNFKPVNDKFGHKTGDYVLKKIGEIIASSVRKSDLPIRYGGDEFLIIVSSDKEEVLDEIIERINKKIKDTLKASFNVSVAAGKYIKTKDDNITLEEMFETADKNMYIDKRRSKREDAR
- a CDS encoding tetratricopeptide repeat protein, translated to MKRATFILLLLFLFSSLFGKSFTEYYTDFKNANSLHDVEKIKILIDELSKETSDASVLAVYCNALTEYANWGVKEEEKEKIYSQAVEVGKKAVEIDPDNGYAHYVLGAAIGRLAQFKGIVQSLFMLGDFDKHISKAIELDPSLYTAYIAMGMRYRDVPWPMNNYKKSEYYLKKAAEIEPGYVNAYYELGVLYKVWKKYDRAREMFEKVIEMPLHPDWIEQGKQAKIDAKKELDSLK
- a CDS encoding ATP-binding cassette domain-containing protein yields the protein MKKYSILGFLIIYLVWHMAAYYLHNELLVPYPHNVFLRLLSFFKTKDFYIDLFSTISKIILGFIISTIIGIPFGILSGLSEKFFKIFRPTLMIIQSSPVVSYIAIAMLWFGIGFYTPVFVSFMVVFPIVVLNISEGIKSTDKKLLEMAKVFEIPDKKILTKIYIPSLVPFLKSTLNLISGNLWKAVVIGEFLAGERGIGVGLSFSKIALDTEGVFAYSVLLAILGLSSEKLLKNLSHLKRKDRGKIPHIKNSINIKKERNLQNIIIEDLNKQFDGNVILQGFNITFYHNKINIMLGESGIGKTTILNLIAELLKPDKGVIIKKGKIGYIFQDDRLIPWLTVYENLELVNEKIDTEELEKLLEFLNLSKDVLLMYPDELSGGMKKRINILRAIVYEPDIILMDEAFSSLDISTKYKVMNELLNIQKERLYTIVMVTHDPFEVSVLGEIVYILKEKPIKIHKKFEFRESYKRNSEENHHILYEINKILLA
- a CDS encoding DUF501 domain-containing protein — its product is MDINSPTEKDLNIIEKQINRKPHKVIDIPKRCSYGYPIVIKSYPVKDNEPFPTLYWLTCPHLIKAVGKLESLGKIKKWEEELKNNEELLNSYLNAHKEEQEERLKILDNSTEEWIKNALKKVGIGGIRNFETIKCLHLHLASYLGGTPNPIGERVWREIEKEAECPNCICCLL
- the uvrC gene encoding excinuclease ABC subunit UvrC; this translates as MLDRKVLKDIPNEPGVYIFKNKDSKPIYIGKAKKLKNRVSSYFNPSNQEKNEKIKLIVEEAEFLDYIVVRNEDEALILESNLIFNHKPKYNILLKDTRVYPYIAITKEDFPLIKLVRTKKGENAFFYGPYSNVSMVRGIIEIIQWVYKVRTCERNLNKKSKPCFLYHLGKCFAPCYVDVDKKEYNKAVRKVKKFLNGDVKSIRKYIEDSMKQYAKILNFERAAQLRDLLFKLDKLFMPIGVEIAHNKDVDIIAIDNEYPIAVLIIIRHGYVISKLTFTIEGNINDFLHQYYIVRKNILPEEIWIKDLNIEKIDEDIKHFFISNGIKELSNLSEKSSELLEIINRNLEEEVKKQTDLGNTLKQAKEILSLKKIPYRMEGIDISHLQGLYTVASLITFENGKPKKDDYRRYRLDEFKEPNDFESIRTVIKRRYTKHPLPDLLFIDGGKGQVNSAVEALKEIGYTLDDVDVVGIAKEDERIVFPGDIEDLHLPLDHPVLRMLIFMRDETHRFAITFNRKLRAKRFERSKLDDIPGIGPKRKKALINHFGSIENISKASWQEINKVINNEKVAKKIKEFFD
- a CDS encoding Fur family transcriptional regulator; this translates as MSEQEKIEYISEVLRSHKISPSLQRIQVYKFLMENHIHPNVDTIYKELVVKIPTLSKTTVYNTLKLFQSKGIVSAITIDENEVRYDINTHLHGHFKCIKCGKIFDFDIHEIKIDSNLEKENKILDQQLYIKGICKECLAKEENTDE
- a CDS encoding transporter substrate-binding domain-containing protein; protein product: MKKVFVMMVVVILSMVIFGGKIEEIQKRGVLLIGQDPAYAPFYGVNTKGERIGYEVELAKMMADVLGVKVKFVITNWDGIIPALLADKFDFILAGMTITPERALKVNFTTSYYETGQIIFYNSDKYPNGLTENDLKKMGNKAKIAVQLGTTGEFAARKFFPEAKILTFETVDAAAYQIITKKADAMVFDELYYGSISKKYPAIKTTENLLNKEKLGIAVKKENIDLLLWLNTFIECVKTDGTLDQLKQKWMIEYDWGE